ataaaaacataacttaCATTCTTATTAACTCGTCGCGGTTGGCCACCCCAAAACCATTTTCACTGGAAACATTGAcaatagaaatacattcatattaaTAAAGCAAGGCACTGCAAAACAGTATAAACAAAATACAGCAAAGTCAAAATTAAGTGACATACAATAgactaaatgttttgaaatatacagtatgttgctgTGCAAAGGGTTTCTTTTGGGTTGTAACATTAGCATTTTAAGTTCATTTTTCTCAGGACTTAGCatgagctgcagacaaatgacTGACTTTTATTTCTCTAAACTCTGAAAAACAACCGATGTATCCTGTTATGAAaagtgcaacattttttttttttaaacaaatcccaCATTAAAATCAACTAAGAAGAAAAGTAGTGAAATATTAagtttgttattattaatttgtttttatgaatttgaTGCATGCCGTGAAGTCCTTTTAAAAGTGTACTTACAGAAGTTGGCTGATGACCTTCAACACACAGCTGATGTTGTCCTGTATGTCTCCGTCAACAAGGTCTGAGAAGAAAACAAGATCActggtttaaccctcatgttgtcctcatgttgtcctcatgttgtcctcatgttgtcctatatcaatgttctttttaattccccaaaataacatgattgattccacccaactctctttgccaagtacaaatctctactttccttaattttggggcgtcttattcaattttgaatttattcagtgtttttgaaataatattgagtaaaagttgaaatattccagtctgtgattatcatcaacatccattcctttcattttagtctcaataattcctactttcttcttttctaactcaaacattaggtataatttcctgtagatgaggtttatggaccataaattccaaaaacaactggaaaactaaagttaataagttagtgttacgtagtgttgaacattGGAAAAAGCGTCACAAGTGTTAAACAGGACAAAAACGTAAGTAAAAAGTAAAGCGTaaacaaaactgttgattttCAAGTCACCTCGCAGGGCTCTGTACCTGGCTCCCAGTCATCCTCTATCGGCTAAACTTTACTGTAAAGTCAGCTAAACTTTACTGTAAAGtcagctaaacttaactgtaaagtcagctaaacttaactgtaaagTCAGCTAAAGTTAGCTGTAACGGCAGTCACCTCGCAGGGCTCTGTACCTGGCTCCCAGTCATCCTCTAtcggctaaacttaactgtaaagTCAGCTAAACTTTACTGTAAAGACAGCTAAACTTGACTGTAAAGacagctaaacttaactgtaaagacagctaaacttaactgtaaagTCAGCTTAACTTAACTGTAAAGtcagctaaacttaactgtaaagTCAGCTAAAGTTAGCTGTAACTGCAGTCACCTCGCAGGGTTATGTACCCGGCTCCCAGTCATCTTCTCtcggctaaacttaactgtaaagTCAGCTAAACTTAACCATCGTGTGACCAGCCGGCGGTCCCCCAATGTTGTCCGATATCAAACATGTTCATGAGATTGTGTTGAGATAAAAAGACCAACAGAAAGTGACCTCACCTTTGCAGTCCACCTCACAGATGTTGGGTGACGGAGTCGTGCCGTCGCTGCAGATCAGGTGATTGCTGAGCTGGAAAAGACCGTAGAGAGTCCAGACCGACTCGTCCTCTGTCTCGTTGCTTACCACGTGTGGAGGGCGGGCGAGCCGTCGCTCCCGGCTGGAGTGTGGTGTGTTCGGTTGGGGCTTGGTGGTCGGTCGAGGCTTGGTGGCCGTTGGAGGTTtgatggatgttgatggatgcACGTGGCCAGGGGGTTTTGGAAGGTCCTCAACATTTTCCAGTTCAGGAGGCGGTTGACGGCGGGCGCCCCGTCGCACCCGGCCTTTTGTAATGGGATTGCTCACCACGTGTGGAAGGTTTGTGGCTGGTGGAGGCTTGGTGGCTGGTGGAGGACTGTTGGCTTGTGGAGGTTTGGTGCCTAGTGGCTGTCCGGTGGTGGGTCGAGGCTTGGTGGCTGGTGGTGGTCTGGTGGCAGGTGGAGGCTTGGTGGCCGGTGGGGGTTTGGTGGCTCGTGATGGACGGTCAGCGGGTGTTGGAAGGTCCCCAGACGGTACTTGCCTCTTGCCCCGACTGTGATGTTCGCCCCTGGGGGTCAACTCAGTCACCGCGCTGGTGTTAAAGCCCGATGCCAGCTCCGCGTGGCACACAACTGAAAGCAGGGCAGAGAAGAGAGTGAGACAAAAACTTTCACAAAACACCTTCACAGACTTTTCAATTTTCTCTAAAAATTCATGACCCCCAGAGGATGGTTCCTAAAGACTTCCTGACCCCAAATCAGTCCAAAACGTCTACTCGTACacaagaaatattaaaattagaGCCGTCAAAATGAACGTGATAATAACAATTCCTTGTTACGACACTAAATACTTCGTTCTGCACTCTCCGATTTGGGCCTCCGTAGTTTGGGCAATGAGGAAGCAATGCAGCAGTAATGTTGGCGATTGTtagcagaaacaaaaagaaaaggtctTCTGAACAGGAAGTTAAGTTTCAAGGCCCTTTCAGATTGTTTTTTCAACAAGACTAAAGTTATTTGCATGTGACGTTGATGTGAACTGAGATAGCACCGGTGTACATCACGTCTTAAACATCACTTGAGcattaaaaacctaaaaaatatCTGCTACATGTTCCACTTTTTTCCCCAGTCTCTAATTGTGCCTGTCTCCTAATAGTACATATTACACATGGAAAAGTTGCGATACATTTGCGATTAATCACAAGTTTACTATGGACAATCATGCCATTCAtcacgattaaatattttaaatgattaacaTCCAAAATCCAACAGGCAGATAACCCCTCACAAAGTTTTACTGATGCATCATCCCCAGAGGATTAGTAACAAGCAAAAATTAACAAACATCTCTTTTTAGTGTCGGCCTGTCCAACGTAACGAGCACTCATGAATCCCAGACTGATATTTCCTTCTACTGGGACCAGGttctgaaattaacacccgaccACACGACAAATGCGGGTCATAGACATAACTGCCTTATCTTCCACACTGGCGGGTAGAATAAAacagaatgcctttattgtcattatacacaagtactTGGAATGAAATGAATTGTTTAAGtactaatattaaataaatacatattgcacagtaatggaATGGAAAGggtaatatattaaatattgcactgtatgaaatgaaattgcacaggtagccaatgaaaattaaatgatCCGTTTTTACCACCGAGCCCTCCTGAATCCCCGACCGATATTTCCTTCTACTGGGACCAGGttctgaaattaacacccgaccAGTGGCCAATTGCGGGTGAGTTTTGCCATTGGCGGACATAACTGTCTATCTTCCACACTGGCGGGTAGCCAATGaaaaaattattcatttttgcCACGGGTCTTTGACATTTCAACAGAGTTCACCATTTTCTTGGATTTGAGATAATGTTTACTGGGGTGAAGAGGCCGGCCGAAGCAAGCAAGCAACCAATAGATGAGTGTGGGCGActatcagaaaacaaaaatgttagcTGACAGGGATAGCTATTATATGTTAATAACTCACACATCCAATGACTCCTTTTTGTAGATTCATTTGCAGGAGAAACAGAGAATGTGTATATCCAAGACATACGAATGGCGTACGCAAAGGTGTCCAAAATCATATGAAAAACGGCGTTAAACAGCAAAATTACAACTTCCCCCGTCACCCCTCGCTCGCTCATTCACAAACATGATCCAGGTAAACAGATGATATTCCTCTTGCTTCATCACCAACACCAGGTGTCCCAAGTACTGTAGGTGACCAAAACAGCTCTTACAGGCTCTTACAATGAGGATGATTTTAAGAGAAAGTAAGGATGATTGattcaaagaaaagtaaaaaaacgttttaataCCAAGCACACAGTTTGGGACAACAGGAAGTAGCACttcaatgtgtatttttaacgAGTTCAAGAACGATGCTCGTGCCATTCCCTGTATTTCACCTTTATCGGGCAAATAATAATTTGCTGGTTAAAAGCCACTTGTGgctattgatttttaaaatccaCCCGCCAGAGTGACTGGTGGCCATAACGGTTAAAATCAGGCCCTGACTAGGACACTTTGAGACTATTTTTGGGACTCAGGGACAGTTTTTGGTTTAGGTTGTGTTGAAGCTACTTAAACTCTTTTAAAAAACGTTGTTCCGTTATTTAAAAGGAACgaaagtgtttaaaaagggaTTAAAAGACCCACTAGACAGGTAGGAGGCAGTGGGAGGTACAGTATAATACTATAgttctcctccatctcctccaatGTCcccttttattaatttatttaaacaagTGCTTGACTAAAAggggtaaaaaacaacaacaacaacatataaatTAATCTAAACATTTCATGTGATAAAAACTATCAAACATGTATagggtagggggggggggggtctgtgtATTTACATATGCCTAGGCAAGCAGCTCAATCTATaataaaaattagtttttggGTTATGTGAAAGTCCCAACTGGTACTTACTCTTAGCCACTAAGTCCATAGTCAGTCCGTGCTGCTTTTCATCCTCCGCCAGAACCTGAAACGCCTTCATTAGGTCACATTTGGACACAAGCTGTCCTCCTGCGAGACCACAGCCCAACGCTGAGAAGAGAAGAACCAACAGCAGCCTCATCTTGACTGCAACTCTATGAAAAACATACGTGacttgatgtgtgtgtatatatatagtctgCACATCCTCCAATGGCAAATCACGGAGAACCCGAGACTTTTGTTCTCCTCGGATAAAGGTTCCTCCCTTGGAGCGTAGAAACACGACTTAGGACGTGCACAATGCTGTGGAAAATCTCCGTTAGCTTTGGGCTTCTGAGCTCTAAAGAGGtcaggggagggagggagggagagacgggaaaacaacaataataccAAACATCTTTTGTCATTTACAGGTTACGCCTTCGTCCTGTTGAATAGACCAGACCCTGAGACCAAAACCCAGAGAGTTAATCTTCTCACGCCATCCTACGGTCATGTGATTTCAGAGGATCGGGTGTCATCCCTGGCAGTGGGACCGCATTGAAACCACATGATATGCGTACATTTAGTCCCCTGAGCACACACTGTATATCATGTTGAGCCCCAACAAAGGAAACAACAATACCAAGAGCAGCAAAACGGGAACATGTAAGGTGAGCAGGAGAACACAGCTTCACTGTTTAAATAAGTTCTCCATAAAGGTTACTAATAATAAAATCCAGTTTTAAAATCCACACCCATCTAAAGTAGCTGCTTGCAAAGGACAATTACAGAGGACATGTATTGCatagaaagttaaaaacaaagtgaTGTATGTCCAGGGCGACTCCAGCTGATATTCAACACAGACGGACGCCATTGTACAATTCGgttgaaaaagtgtttgattTCAGCTGTTATAGggatgattttcttttaatgaaatttAGGGCAAAGCTCTTGGTGAATTATAAGAAGTTATAAACAATGTATGTATGATGGAGCTAGGCTAGAAAAATTATGCATTTCTCTAACCCCCattttccccctcttttcctctgAATGTAAAGAACCACaggtcaagtctggcatttGACATATGGAAAGGGGTATCCTGCTACCCACCAGGAGGGGGCCCACTGTCTACCAATCAATCAGATACGATGTTTGTTGTATCAGGTtgatgtcagaaaaagcaataataatgttgaaaaaaaagacgtGTGTTAGTGTTCGTGTGTCAACCTGTTCTGCCTTAATAAAAAACCTTATTTATCAATACATGTGTAGAATATCTGTCTCAGGTTTTTAGCTCTTTGAGGTATCTAGACTGTGGAAACATTGGCGCTCCCGTTTGTACAGGTGAAGGTTGTTGacgtttttattaatttatatgatttttttcctgtatATTTATTGCCATATGTTTGTAAATATGCAATTTGTAGTGTACTTTGGACCTTCCATTTATGTCCTGGATAAagtcattattgttattataatgcaaaaaacatgttctcaaacacaaacttaaagttgcaaaatatgtttattaGAAAGTTAGCAGATAGCAgaagatgcaaaaaaaattggaataatCACTGTAAAGTAGATCAAGGTGGAAAAAATAATGTCATCAAAACTATTCAAATTACTGAGATATGTCGAGAGATTATTGGAGAGAATCCGCCCCCAAAGGAGCTGAAACAAAACTATTAGAGAAATCTCACAggttaattaaaatgacaaactgtGACATGCTCCATAGTGTTTTGAGATGAAACCGTGAGGGTCAAAGGTCACGTTGCAGGTAGAAGATTGATAGTTGGCGTGAGCTTCAGCAACAGGTGGAAAACGTGTCGGCTGCTCAATAACACTCGGCAAAGAAGGTCTTGGTGAGACAATGGCACTTGCGAGAGACGGACTTCAAAAACAATCTATTGTgatgaagaaaaagtaaaacatttagttaaatCAGCAGATATTAATTAGTCAGTAAGCAGCACATGGTTCCATAACTGTGATATTTCTTTAATCTTCATTGTTTGAAGTTTGAAAGAGGGAACGTGAGAGGACGAGAAAGAGTGCGAGCGAGAGAGGGAACATGAGGATTAGCGAGAGAGGGCAAGCGAGAGGGGATGAGAGGGCGAACAAGAGAAGGAAtcgagaggggaggagaggggacgagagaggaaagggaacgagaggggaggagagggcaAGCAAGAGGAAAGGGAACAAGAGGGCGAGCAAGAGGAAAGGGAACGAGAGGGCGAGCAAAAGGAAAGGGAACGAGAGGGCTAGCGAGATGAAAGGGAACGAGAGGGCAAGCAAGATGAAAGGGAACGAGAGGGCTAGCTAGATGAAAGGGAACGAGAGGGCGAGCAAGAGGAAAGGGAACGAGAGGGCGAGCAAGAGGAAAGGGAACGAGAGGGCGAGCAAGATGAAAGGGAACGAGAGGGCGAGCAAGATGAAAGGGAACGAGAGGGCGAGCAAGAGGAAAGGGAACGAGAGGGCGAGCAAGATGAAAGGGAACAAGAGGGCGAGCAAGATGAAAGGGAACAAGAGGGCGAGCAAGAAGAAAGGGAGCAAGAGGAAAGACAAGAGAAGGGCAGGAGGGAAATTAGAGCGGGGCCTGAGACAGGGAACGAGAGGGCGCACGAGAGAGCGCACGAGAGAGCGCACGAGAGGGCGAGTGTGCACGAAAAAGGGAACCATAATCAGAGGGCACGTGGGGTTGGACAGACTCGGACGGGACAGGTTTAGGGACAGATGGGGCAGGTTTTGACAGGACTGCCCCTGGGTGACGGTGACAGTAATAAAAGTTGAGCTTCCAAGGTAAAGGTTTAATAATCAAAAGACAAAGCACAATCCAACAAAAGGTGTCCAGCAAAACAGGCAGGCAACAAAtagagggctgggaaacaggtggaaaacataaGGTAATCACTggggcgggaaaacacaggaagtggaAATAAATACCAGACAagacagagaccagacttcaaaataaaacaggaaacagaacgtttacaagacaagaccaaaaatacCTTACAAAAAATGCAAGACACAACAGAACCAGGCtgagaaataaacacaggaaaacagactaccacaataaaataggacaaaaacaccaaaacataaCGAAGTTAAATGCTTGAACTTTGTATTTAGTTTCACAGTGACTCtgatttcatgtatttttatgcACCATCTTAAATCCTTAATGTTAagataatgtttctttttaaattgaatacGCCAGGCTGAAACCATCGGGTGCCACTCCGCtttgtttaagtttttaaaCGCTTTCAACACTATGAATTGTGGGTAAGTCTGGTAGCTgtaataattttatatatagaataattttatatatagatacatatgtgtgtgtgtgtgtgtttatgtgtttgtgtgtgtgtgtgaatgtatatatatttgtaaatgCTGTAAATACACCTCCCATTGCTCATAAAAAAACTTATTACACTTTCCATCTATAGCAGTATCATTTGAACTTTGCTCTACAGAAACGTACCTCCACTGATCAGTCTTCACAAAGCAATCGATGTCGTCCATGATGTCGTCATCGGTGAAGGCTTCAGGAGGTAAAGGAACaagttttttaaaatgccaaatatcTCATTTAAATAATCGTCATGTCTGTATGTTCAAAGACTCACCGTCGCAGGTTGTGTTGCACTTGTTTTTGGAGGAGCGGAAACCAGAATCACAGAAGGTCTCGTCAGACAGCTGGAAGAGCCCGTAAAGGCCGAGAGACGACTGCTCGCTCTCCTCGCTGGATTGGCCCTCGATGGATCGGTTCTGCCGTTTCCCACTTTCCTCATCCTCTGCTTCATCCTTCTCATCACTGTCTTCATCCTCATTGGATTTGCTGCTCTTTGCCTTGCTGCTCTCCTCGCTGCTCTTTGCCATGCTGCTCTCCTCGCTGCTCTTTGCCTGGCTGCTCTCCTTGCTGCTCTTTGCCATGCTGCTCTCCTCGCTGCTCTCCTTGCTGCTCTTTGCCTTGCTGCTCTCCTCGCTGCTCTCCTCGCTGCTCTTTGCCATGCTGCTCTCCTCGCTGCTCTCCTTGCTGCTCTTTGCCATGCTGCTCTTTGCCTTGCTGCTCTCCTCGCTGCTCTCCTCGCTGCTCTTTGCCTTGCTGCTCTCCTCGCTGCTCTCCTCGCTGCTCTTTGCCTCGCTGCTCTCCTTGCTGCTCTTTGCCTCGCTGCTCTCCTTGCTGCTCTTTGCCTTGCTGCTCTCCTCGCTGCTCTCCTCGCCGCTCCCCATAGCGACAGTCTCTTCAGACATCTTGTAGATCCCGAAAAGGCCGAGAGTCAAACTTTCGCTCTTCTTTCTGATTCGCTCCTCAGTGGCGTCCATCTCTGCCGAGTCAGACTCCTCGCTGGTCACTTCACGCCTACTTCTGTTGATTAGGGTTGAATTTGTGGCATCTGATGGGATTGGATTGGTCGTATCTGTTTGGGTAGTCGTTGGCGTGGTTGTAGTTGGGCGTTTGCCGAACACCTTGACCAGGCCGGTGTTGAGACGGGACCGGCTGTCGGCCTCACAGATAACTGCAACAAACAAGCCATGCACGCAGATGGAGGGAAGCAAAGATGAAAAACAAGAGaaggtcaaaaaagtgataacaagtGGAATACTCTCTTTGTGGTAGTTGTGGTAGACTCTTTGATTATCCTCACCTATTGCCAGGTATTCATCCTTGAACTTTTGAAGCTTTGGGGGCAGCGTGATCGCCTGTCCGAGCTTTTCTTTCAGCTCACATTTGGAGACGATCCGGCCCTCGGACAGGCTGGGAACCAGAACGGCTACCGCCAACACCACCAGCAACCCAAACTTCATGTCAACGGTTTCTGTGGGAAAACGTCACCAGGGTTAGAGGAGGATGGGGCTTAGGCGAGTCACCCTGTGTACAGTGTGAggaaaggcagctttatttgtatagcacatatCAGCAACAGggaaattcaaagtgctttacacagtGTACCTCAATCAAGTGTTTTTTGCAGGGGCAAAGCCAGACGTAAATATCCACAGCTCAGCCCAAACCTAGTGAGGGTCCGGGGCAATGCTCCATAAACAGCAGACATATACACAATTTTTCAAAGCTGTTTGATAACAGAATGTCTACAAATCTGTGCATTGTTTGCGAAAACCCAATAGTGGCCAAGAAATAAGATCAGCCAGAGCCTATATCCTGTTTTGTATATAATTGTTCTCCAACTCTCTTCATTATTCGAATACCAGAACACAACTAATGAAGCTATGGGCAAAatccttcaggaagacttctaataACTGTTAGATGTAACTGGTATCTTTCCCTAAAACTATTCGTCTGTTTAGAGGCGTTCACCTTTCAGTAATCCAACCAGAATTGACCACGAAATTCATGATCCAATCATTGCGTTACATCCctaagtctctcctgatttgaAATGTTGAAAGTTTCCACTTACTGCAACAAATAGCTGTCTAAATAATGTTAGATgcttcaaaatgttttcaataacTATTAACAAGGTTATTAAAACTATCAATTGCAACTTTGTAATAGCTGTCCAAATAATGCATAGTTTTTCAACAGTTTAGAAATTAATTATAATAGGTGAAATcttatgttttcaacactgaGCCgttaaaataacatgaaaacattacCAATGATAAGTTTAGCCCATGTTACGACATGACATACGAGATAATAttgctgtttgttgttgcagaGCGGATACatgtgcagattgtttaatattacttgtgcatgttcattttcaggttctgTTGGGGCAGTTTGCCACCAAAAAGCAATCACCAGTAAATAAAATCCTcttcaaataaaggtttt
The sequence above is drawn from the Etheostoma cragini isolate CJK2018 chromosome 2, CSU_Ecrag_1.0, whole genome shotgun sequence genome and encodes:
- the LOC117934542 gene encoding cell wall protein IFF6-like; translated protein: MKFGLLVVLAVAVLVPSLSEGRIVSKCELKEKLGQAITLPPKLQKFKDEYLAIVICEADSRSRLNTGLVKVFGKRPTTTTPTTTQTDTTNPIPSDATNSTLINRSRREVTSEESDSAEMDATEERIRKKSESLTLGLFGIYKMSEETVAMGSGEESSEESSKAKSSKESSEAKSSKESSEAKSSEESSEESSKAKSSEESSEESSKAKSSMAKSSKESSEESSMAKSSEESSEESSKAKSSKESSEESSMAKSSKESSQAKSSEESSMAKSSEESSKAKSSKSNEDEDSDEKDEAEDEESGKRQNRSIEGQSSEESEQSSLGLYGLFQLSDETFCDSGFRSSKNKCNTTCDAFTDDDIMDDIDCFVKTDQWRLFLKSVSRKCHCLTKTFFAECY
- the LOC117952113 gene encoding actin cytoskeleton-regulatory complex protein PAN1-like translates to MRLLLVLLFSALGCGLAGGQLVSKCDLMKAFQVLAEDEKQHGLTMDLVAKIVCHAELASGFNTSAVTELTPRGEHHSRGKRQVPSGDLPTPADRPSRATKPPPATKPPPATRPPPATKPRPTTGQPLGTKPPQANSPPPATKPPPATNLPHVVSNPITKGRVRRGARRQPPPELENVEDLPIKPPTATKPRPTTKPQPNTPHSSRERRLARPPHVVSNETEDESVWTLYGLFQLSNHLICSDGTTPSPNICEVDCKDLVDGDIQDNISCVLKVISQLLENGFGVANRDELIRMIRLIFQPECSRKTASDYFAECL